AGAGTGAGAgcgagagaaacagagagagagagagagagagagagagagagagagagagagagagagagagagagagagagagagagagagagagagagagagagagagagagaggtgggagCTCAGGAAGCTGCCGCCTCTGTCTATTCTGAGGGTTTCTTTGCTGCTCTGCCTTTGAGGCCTCGCTAGTGTCACATTAGGATCATCCATTTGAGAATCTGAGATGGGGCTTTGATGTTCTTTGTGCATACACAAACAGGAAAGTGGAGCGCTCCTTTGACAATTGCTAACTCTACAGAAATCTCTTTTTGTATTCTGAATCTCTGGCCTGCTAGGGACAATGTTGTCATCAGAGGGTTCAGCACAAACTGGTGAATAATTTAATTCACCTGTTCATATTTCATCACTGAATACATTAgattgatctctctctctctctccctctctctctctctctctctctcttaactAATCTTCAATGAAACATAGAGAGAGCAACGCTCCTGGCACTCTGCGAtcgttgtttttttcccttgctGTTTGGCACGTACAGCAGGTggacaaaataacaaaaaattaaaaattaaacaacaaaaagccCAACAGTGCATGAATATCAAACATCTATAAATAGAGAAGGGCCAAATACAACAATACAACCCAGTGAAAAATGCTTATGAATGCGGGCAGACAACTCTTCGAGCAACTAAATTGTTCTTtcaaaactgacattttcacaGACATTTTGAGAAACATTAGCGAGAAGAAATGTGAGACAACAAAGAaatctttgttttgtgcagGAATTGATGATGCAGTTTTGACCTAATATGTATCCACTCACTAGCCACTTCATTAGGAACACCCTGGCAATACTGTGCTGACCCACTTTTGCCTTCAGAACTGCTTTTTGATTCTCAGGGATATAAATCACACAAGGGGATGCAAACATTTCTGAGAGATTTTGATCGTAATTAACATGATGGCATCGTGGAGTTACTGCAGATTTGGTGTCTGCACAGTCATGGTGCAAATCGTCTAATTTCACCATATCTCAAAAATGTTGTATGATGCTGAGAAGTGGTGAAGGTGGAGTTTACTGGAGTGCGGTTAACTCATCATcatactgaaaacaaaaacaaaaacaaaaaaagaaacaacatttGAGATAATTTAATGACAATCCCAGTAAATCAGCACTTTCTGAAATACTCAAACCAGGCTGACTGGCACCAacaacattttcacaatttaaATGCATTAGATTAAAGAAATAAGTATTAATTAAGCAACAAATACCAATCATTAAATATGGTAAATATTGGCTTCATCAGTCCTCAagatatgaaaacatttttctatTGTGTGTGTCAAGGCGTTGTTTGATAATGTGTTTCAAAGTGGACGTCCTCTTCAGACTGTCAACACCAAGCGTTTGGATTCCACCAGGTTTTGGAAAGAGTTTGTCCTGTTGGAGGCTCGTGATCATTCAAAGTCATGAACGACGGTCCTGCGTAACTCCTGCTCCaggttcaattaaaaaaaatcataagaAAACTTTTTTATGAGTTCTGTTTTACACCAGCAAGTATAAGAACTATATCTTGTGAATCACAAagtctgatttttattttgttcattttcttattttttttcttaattttttttttcaaattccgTAGTGCTCTACATCTGTGTCACTTATGTTTATTTCTAAAAGCACAGTAAATATTCGctgtctgaaatgaaatgtcaatACTGTTTATTCAGTAACTTTAGCAGTTttgacaaaaacagatttttgatTGAATTCATAGTGAACATCTCAAAAGGTTCACATACTTTTCTTGCGAGTGTATGTGTTTCTTAGTAAAATACACGCTAGAGTCATTCAAAAACCTGTGTGTGAATGACTCGGAAGGACTTGTTTTAAGTAGCAATGATAAAGTTGTGAGTCAGGAACCAAAAGCCCTCACACTTTTATTGACTAAGTAGTCGACAGACCCTTGCTACTAAGCATGACAGCGAGGCTAAATAAGGTGATTTAATCTTTCACAAATAGAATCTACATTTTGGGGGCATCTCTAATATAATTGGCTAATCAAGCTTTGATGATCAATGAAAAACATCAATCAGCAAATGGAATAACTACTAACAAGGTAATATATCAATTACTCATCCCAGCTGGTGTATATCTTCCACCCAGATGGCATGTTGATGACTAAAGTCATTGGATCTGATAATGTGTCTGTCCTCCATTCATGGTACAACCACCACTATTTTATCAATCTTATTTGTTTTGGAGTTTTACAATGAATTTATAACAGTAAAAGAGAATTGATTACACCACAGAGCCATTCCAAGCCTACACAATTACACAGTTCGACATTCCTTTCATGTTTCTGAGTGATCGGTTTGGTTAGTGACCTTTTTTGAATGACAGCTTTCATAATTCCAAGATTTGTTCAAATATACAGTCGTTCTTTGTCAACTAATTCAATACAATAGCCAGTTGTTATTGTACTGCAGATGATTTTACTACTTTTTGTATTCCCAAAGTTCTTGAAAAATAGACAGCCTTCTGTATGGCTCTTTGAAGAGGCTCAGAGTCAGAGGCCTTCACTGGCAGGGTCTGAGGTTTTGTGTCAACACTGCATAGGAAAACGctggtttgttttgttactCGGAGTGCTAATGCAGAAGAGTTTGTAAAAAGACGTTATTAGTGTGTCAGTGCATGGGCAATCAGATATGAGCAAACACGCTCCTTGCTGATTGCTCTGTAACAACAATAATGCACTTATATTGTTTACCTAGCCATTGTCACAACAAAAGCTACATCAATGCCGTGCGATAACCTCTATCGCTGAAAATTAAAATTGCCTGATGTGCAGTGTTGTGACATCTGATAACCCTTTAAACTCAAGTATTTCCATCTCAGCTTCTTGAGGACTGAACGCTTGTTACTGCTGTGTGTCGGTAACAAGTCTCATTCTGTGAAGTGTGCGAATGCCGTGGTGTTTCACCAGGACCTTAATTTATGCAAGAACACTTTTCAGACCATAATATATAATTATGAAGTTGATCACTGGCGAGCCAGCAGTTTATACTCTGATTATTTGCCCTCATTGAAGCTCAAAAATGCCCAATGGAGCTGACTCCCAGACCTCTTTAAAATCGGAGTCACTGGGTTTGTTGGCATTCAACTTAGCATGACTGACCTGTGTAGCTGGCTTTGTAACCCCACACGTACACGTGGgcatgcacgtgcacactcATTCACCacacgcgtgcgcacacacacacacacacacacacacacacacacacacacacacacacacacacacacacacacacacacacacacaaattgacTTTGCAACAAGAAAACTGACCCACGAAACTGATGACtggaaataagaaaacacatctgGTAACATGTGGGAACCAGCACTTGGGTTTAAACTGTGGCATTCATCTTTTTCAAATAATGCTGCAGAAACATGatattatttaaaatgattAGATCTGTGACTTTTCCCAAATTCAGTCAGCCACAAAACAGGTATAATGACAACTTACGAATGAGAGGCACACTTTCATTAACCGTCCCTAGCTTGTTGGAGGCGACACATGTGTAGTTCCCGTAACGATCCTCCGTCATGTTGTTCACTGTGAGGATTGATCTGGTGCTGAGGCTTTTGATATCAATGCCCTGACCCTTGTTTAGCCTGCAAACAGAACACAATCACAACAAATGAAGCTGGAGATTTGTCAACTgcaaacatcatggcatggcaGGGTGCAAGGGACATGAGTCAAGAACGGTATAAATGTTTGTCATCTTTAGTGGATCTTCAGATTGTATGGTACTTCATCACCCTCTTCAACAGATCTATTTATCCCTCAGCCGTGTCTGCCTTTCAGAGGTGCTTTgaaggactgagaggagagcGATACACCAAAGAGGTGAACCAGCTGGGTGACACTTGACATCTCGTTCACTGTCTTGTTGCAGGTGCACAGGTAAAATAATTAATCCTTTTTTCCAATTGTTTCTGGCATCTGCACTGAGAAATTGACAAATGTTTAGCAGCTtacttcagtgtttgtgttgatttCTAACAACCTGTAGAGATTAAAATTCACTCTGCAAAAGTTGCATGTTGTGCACGTTGATTGAGAAGTTACTGTAGACAGTGGAGCAcagtcttgttttcatttcagtctcTGTCCCACTGTTAGACTTCTATATTTGGCATTACGAACCATTAGAACCTCCAGGCTGGAGCCATGTCTCTGTCTTGGCCTCACTGTGGCCCCCTGTGATCTTTAGCATGGCTTGAGTCGCTCTGAGAAACAGCCGGAGCTGAAACGCTATGTGTGACCTTATGTCCAGCAAATATCCACAAATCTGTTGTTTCCTCTCCCATGGTGAATTCCTCAAATGTTCgcagaaaagctgcagaaaatccTGGCGTGTCTCTCTCCTCACTGGTTCAACATCTTACGAGTTGATGCTCCCCTCTGTCAGGGTGAAAAAACACCTCCCCAGCCTTACATGCACATATAAACACTCACCCACGCCCATTCAAGAATGAAAGTGATGATACATCACAAAAGAGATTTACTTGTCAAAAATGTCACTCTGATAACAACAGAGACAAGCTGAGGCGCCAATGTTATGGCCTCATCAACACAGATACAAACGCAAAATGGCATTCACGTTTTGTGCACCAGTCGATCAGTAATGGAAAAGCCATTGCCAATGTTGTACAACAGCTACATATGTCCTGTTCACGATGAGGAGTAAATGAAGAAATCACCATTTAGCCATGTAAGAAGTCACAGAAATAACAAGTCCTTGAATTAAGTAAAGACTAGAATCATGCCAACTTGCCTCCTTGGCAATTTGAATAAATTGAATCCACCCCATAATTACAATTAGCACAGTGTGAGCTGATGATTGAAATTGTGCTCACCAGGAGTGGGTAAATGATGGGTAATGGGACTAATTTGGTTTTTAAATTCAAGAACTGACACTTGAATCTCAACTGATTGATGTATGTGTCACGAATGATTTGAGCCAGTTGCAGGCAAACATTTTATTAGTATGCAAGATAAAGACGGGGCACAAATGACTCTTGCTGGAACATTTCTGGGAGCTTTTCCCAGAGGCTGGACAAACAGAAGAGCAAACAGATGCATTTTCCACaggaaaaggggggaaaaagctCCCACAACATTTTATCGGTCAGAAATAAAGATGACATTATATCACAACCTTCGTTAAATTTAAGCATCAAAATTTATAATTTTAATCAAAATTCAAACATCTACAATAAACTGCTGTTTAGATCTACGTATTATTGATAACATAATAGATCTAGTTTTATCTATCTGTCATTCGATTTGAAAAGTGAAAGCATAAAAGCAGGAGGTGAAGCAGGTGTTAACAGAAGTGCATCAACCAATCTCAGTAATGAATAAGCATGCTTATCTTCCCCCTACATATTCATTTGAATGTTCTCCGTTTCACTTTACAATGACATGCCGATCTCTGTAACATGCTGTCAAAATAATGTGTAAATATGGTGAATGCAGTAAATCATTAAACTACCGGTAATCTAATCCAATCAGTTCTGTGCTAAATTTTCAGTGGTGCATGAGGATTGCTTGAACATGCACTAGATGTGATTAAGCTGTTTCCAACTCTCCCACATATGATCCCTTGCCATTGTACTGGAGTGTTCACAAACAGCTATTCCCTCTGCTATGTTATTTTTAGGTGTTTTTGGCGCAACAGCCTGAAAAAAATTACTGTTTCTGAAAGCATGCGAGTTAACTTAAATGAGTGTCATTGtttcaaataaatatatattattggCTTAAATGGATGAGAGATTTATTTTGTGATGGATTTGTCTTTCAAAGCATGCACATTTTTAACAATGTGGGTCCCAGAAAGTATTTAAAGTACAACATAAAAAATGTGTTCagtaaaacaacaaatacataTATTCAAATTCACTGGATATCAGcaaactttgcatttttttattattttgtttgttctcTGAAGATCCACCCTCTAAGGTGCTTGTAGTTGACATTTTAACTATGGTGGAGTTGTGCCACAGCCAATCTGAGATGTAGAAgccaattttttttctaaaaaaaccAAGCTCAAACAATCAAACTGTACTCACCTTTTTTCACCCTTGTACCACTCAAATGTCGGAGAAGGCACCGCAGCAGCCTCACACCTCAGCAGAGCTGTGCGTCCCAGACCAACTGCTTGGCTCTTCATctcatggatggatgggggaACTGGAGGAACACCAGGACATACGAAATCTTAGCGCAAAACACACCTCCAGGTCAGCAGATGCCCCTGTCACCTCATGTCAAAGCAAAGAGATACAGGTTCACACATGGCTCCAATCATTTGAGTGTGGAATTACGGTTCAAAAAGATTTAATTAGGAAAACTGGGTGTAGGCCGGTTTCCTTGTTGCAAAGACAttctttgtgtgtctttgtgtgtctttgtgtgtgtgtgtgtgtgtgtgtgtgtgtgtgtgtgtgtgtgtgtgtgtgtgtgtgtgtgtgtgtgtgtgcgccttcATCCTTTTGATGTCTTAAAGTAATTTCTCTCTTGCCAGGATTTTAACTAACATCTGATAAAGAACAGCAGACCGAATTAACCATGAATAAGAAAAGCTCTTTGAGTTTCATGAAGAAAGTGCTTGTTTCATAAGTAGCTGGCCCAGTTGGTAACACACCAAAACGATCGCCctcacacaaaaaacaaaacaaaaaaacaaacaaaaaaaccaacaacatgacGACAGAAGCAAATTCAGAGAGACGGCTTCATGTTCTCAGTTTTAACAAAAAGACACTGACTCTCTGCGTGATGTTTCAAGTATTGACACACCTGCCTGGGCCACCATGTCCACTGTCCTAGCATGACAGCCAGGTCACCCTGGCGCTTTCAGAGGCTTCAGATAATCAATGGCCCCACACAATGACACCAATGGAGGATTACGAGGACACCCTAAGCCTCTGTCAGTTGGCATACTGCATTGATTTTGTCATACTTGTTTTTGGCTTATCTTTCTGTGGTGTAGAGCACTGctgcaattttcttttcttgttctcTCCCTTTGCTTTAGGTATAGTACAGCTCATCTGTAAAGCCTGTTGTAAAacgcaaaaaaagaaaagagagaaaaaaaaaaaaaacactacaatgTCATTTTATCATGAGCTTAGCAGCCCGGTTGCTGTAGGTTATCGTTGCTCTTCTGCGAGATAGCTGCAGGTTCTGTAACCTTTTTGCAAACCTTTTCAGGGTGTGGTTGAAAGAAatactgtttgtgtttgaaataGATCCAGACGTGAAGTGATGAATGGAGTGTGAACAGATATGTGAAGTTTCTGAAGAATAAAATTGTCGATTCTATCCATGTGAGCATGAAGTTATGCAAAATCATAGCACATATATATATTCAGAGGCATACTGTCCAGATCAACTAATACCTCCATCCGCTCCAGATGATACCCAACATTCTATACAGCAataagtgaagaggaaaagccTGATGGTATAACCCATGACTTGATTTACTAACTGAAGACCTTCGGATTTTTCAGCCATAGAGGAAGGATGTTACGGTATAATTGGCACAGACAGAAAATCAGAATACACCCGCCATGTGAATATGGCCATTAGGATAGAGAGGAAGGACGGTGAAAAGAAATCCATCATCACAGACCACGCTTTCACTTCAGTGTCCCTCTCTCACCGGATCATACAAATGGTCAAACATTTCTGTATTACATTGCACAGATCCGTTACGTCCTAACTCATCTGTCTATGTTGATTCTCACAGGTTCGGTCAGTGACGATTAACACACTGTGAATATATAAAATTTTCGGTCCA
The window above is part of the Salarias fasciatus chromosome 23, fSalaFa1.1, whole genome shotgun sequence genome. Proteins encoded here:
- the LOC115381685 gene encoding neuronal growth regulator 1-like isoform X1, with product MKSQAVGLGRTALLRCEAAAVPSPTFEWYKGEKRLNKGQGIDIKSLSTRSILTVNNMTEDRYGNYTCVASNKLGTVNESVPLIPIIEPTTTSAVSSPAPNTAPYGSTGSAHIPLACRYLVLALSSFICVY
- the LOC115381685 gene encoding neuronal growth regulator 1-like isoform X2; this encodes MKSQAVGLGRTALLRCEAAAVPSPTFEWYKGEKRLNKGQGIDIKSLSTRSILTVNNMTEDRYGNYTCVASNKLGTVNESVPLIPPNTAPYGSTGSAHIPLACRYLVLALSSFICVY